A part of Pectinatus sottacetonis genomic DNA contains:
- the tnpB gene encoding IS200/IS605 family element RNA-guided endonuclease TnpB: MEKTFKFRIYPNKTQELLLQKTFGCVRYVFNHYLDMRIKAYNNDKTTLTYTKCSSNLTQLKKENTWLKEPDKCSLQNALKDLDTAYQNFFKHKKVGFPKFKTKKNRHKSYKTNFTNSNIEFLGTKIKLPKLGKVKIRDKQVPQGRILNAVISQTPDGKYFVSLCCTEIEKPVFNRTDNYVGIDLGLKEFAITSDGDKHPHHKYLKQSLRKLAKLQKSLSRKTKDSSNRNKARIKVARLQARIANQRKDMLHKLSHKLIENYDVICLEDLQINNMLKNHKLARSIIDASWSEFIRQIKYKAQWYSKEIVQIDKFYPSSQLCHNCGYQNKEIKDLTIRKWECPNCKAQHDRDINAAINIRNEGLRILNITA; the protein is encoded by the coding sequence ATGGAAAAAACCTTCAAATTTAGGATATACCCCAACAAAACACAAGAACTACTGCTGCAAAAAACATTTGGCTGCGTAAGATATGTTTTTAATCACTATCTCGACATGCGAATCAAAGCATACAATAATGATAAAACCACACTTACCTATACCAAATGTTCCAGTAATTTAACGCAGTTGAAAAAAGAAAACACCTGGTTAAAAGAACCAGATAAATGTTCCTTACAAAACGCGTTAAAAGACCTCGATACAGCTTACCAGAACTTTTTTAAACATAAAAAAGTTGGCTTTCCTAAATTCAAGACCAAAAAAAACAGGCATAAATCCTACAAAACAAACTTTACCAATAGCAACATTGAATTTCTGGGAACAAAAATAAAACTTCCCAAACTAGGTAAAGTAAAAATAAGAGATAAACAAGTACCGCAGGGCAGAATCTTAAACGCAGTAATATCACAAACCCCTGATGGTAAATACTTTGTATCCCTATGCTGTACAGAAATAGAAAAACCTGTTTTTAATCGTACTGACAACTATGTCGGTATCGACCTTGGCCTAAAAGAATTTGCAATCACCTCTGATGGCGATAAACATCCCCATCATAAATACCTGAAACAGTCACTACGAAAACTTGCCAAACTGCAAAAAAGCTTGTCCCGAAAAACAAAGGACAGCTCAAACAGAAATAAAGCAAGAATCAAAGTGGCAAGGCTGCAGGCACGTATTGCAAATCAGCGAAAAGATATGCTGCATAAACTATCTCATAAACTTATAGAAAACTACGATGTTATCTGCTTAGAAGACTTACAAATAAATAACATGCTGAAAAACCACAAACTTGCCCGAAGTATTATAGATGCCAGCTGGTCAGAATTTATCCGCCAGATAAAATATAAAGCTCAGTGGTATAGCAAAGAAATAGTACAAATAGACAAATTCTATCCATCAAGCCAGCTGTGCCATAATTGTGGTTACCAGAACAAAGAAATAAAAGATCTTACTATAAGAAAATGGGAATGTCCTAACTGTAAAGCCCAGCATGACAGAGATATAAATGCCGCCATAAACATTCGCAATGAAGGACTAAGAATATTAAACATAACAGCGTAA
- a CDS encoding cupin domain-containing protein: MLMKKQEIIRTEKKAGGKGHVLIEHLITPTEMKDKCQMFAKVTLEPGCSLGYHKHQGNTETYHVIKGSGIYNNNGNEITVKTGDTTFCPNGESHGIENISSSNLVFIALIIND, encoded by the coding sequence ATGTTAATGAAAAAACAAGAAATTATTCGTACTGAAAAAAAAGCCGGCGGCAAGGGACATGTACTTATTGAACATCTGATTACTCCCACAGAAATGAAAGATAAATGCCAAATGTTTGCCAAAGTAACCTTAGAACCAGGCTGCTCCCTTGGTTATCACAAACACCAGGGTAATACTGAAACTTACCACGTAATAAAGGGGAGTGGTATCTATAATAACAATGGCAATGAAATAACTGTAAAAACAGGTGACACAACTTTTTGTCCTAATGGCGAATCACACGGCATCGAAAATATAAGCAGCAGTAATCTGGTATTTATTGCGCTTATAATTAATGACTAA
- a CDS encoding glucose-6-phosphate isomerase produces MSLKLKSGFEFDYDNLLGEGCVTEADVQEMMPRLQKAHKAMDVMRKTGIIRGHLSKDGTPEKVLFSQLPYVKEGNLNSPESISRLKKFGESVKNRVDAVISLGIGGSFLGNKVLFDVQCGSFWNLKTKEERNGYPKVFFSGNNIDPRSTGDLLEYINYMADMAMHHDKKSPHTYKVMLICISKSGGTLDTMSNFMVIYDALKRNPNIEVEVTAVTDPNEEKPTLLKKMAMKNKWETFAVPDGVGGRFTIFCEVGLVLAAVIGFDIEAFLEGARQMDIACQDDNIWKNPAMLNAALKFIASEKYGRNEEVMMPYGDYLESVSMWYIQLLAESLGKQFDKEGREVCYGRTPIVAIGTRDMHSQTQQHQEGSLNKVVQFIRIDKWDKDIVIPNAFPEAKKLSDISGVTMGQALEVARQSNADALISNHRFNAVFSLPQLNAYHLGELLYMLAMSVAYEGELADVDAFNQPGVEAYKRIMGPKLQQVKLAGLK; encoded by the coding sequence ATGAGTTTAAAACTGAAATCAGGATTTGAATTCGATTATGACAATCTTTTAGGCGAAGGATGCGTAACTGAGGCTGATGTGCAGGAAATGATGCCTAGGCTGCAAAAAGCACACAAGGCAATGGATGTTATGCGTAAAACTGGTATTATCCGGGGACATTTATCAAAAGATGGTACACCAGAAAAAGTTTTATTTAGCCAGCTGCCATATGTAAAAGAAGGCAATTTGAATTCACCCGAATCAATAAGTCGTTTGAAAAAATTTGGTGAATCTGTAAAAAATAGGGTTGATGCCGTCATTTCATTGGGAATTGGTGGTTCTTTTCTGGGGAATAAGGTTCTGTTTGATGTTCAGTGCGGTAGTTTTTGGAATTTAAAAACAAAAGAAGAACGCAATGGATACCCAAAAGTGTTTTTTAGTGGAAATAATATTGACCCGCGCAGTACAGGGGATTTACTTGAATATATAAATTATATGGCTGATATGGCTATGCACCATGATAAAAAAAGTCCACATACGTATAAAGTTATGCTTATATGCATATCAAAATCAGGTGGTACACTTGATACAATGTCTAACTTTATGGTCATATATGATGCTTTAAAACGTAATCCTAATATAGAAGTGGAAGTTACTGCTGTTACTGATCCTAATGAAGAAAAGCCTACACTTCTCAAGAAAATGGCTATGAAAAATAAATGGGAAACATTTGCTGTTCCTGATGGTGTAGGTGGTCGGTTTACGATTTTTTGTGAAGTAGGACTAGTTTTGGCTGCTGTTATTGGTTTTGATATAGAAGCCTTTTTAGAAGGGGCCAGGCAGATGGATATTGCCTGCCAGGATGATAATATATGGAAAAATCCGGCAATGCTTAATGCTGCTCTTAAATTTATTGCATCTGAAAAATATGGTCGTAATGAAGAAGTAATGATGCCATATGGTGATTATTTGGAATCGGTATCAATGTGGTATATTCAGCTATTAGCTGAATCGCTGGGAAAACAATTTGACAAAGAAGGCCGGGAAGTATGTTATGGTCGTACTCCTATAGTTGCTATAGGAACGCGTGATATGCATTCGCAAACTCAGCAGCATCAGGAAGGCAGCTTAAATAAAGTTGTCCAATTTATTCGTATAGATAAATGGGATAAGGATATTGTTATTCCTAATGCTTTTCCTGAAGCAAAAAAATTGTCAGATATTTCAGGGGTAACAATGGGACAGGCATTGGAAGTAGCACGCCAGTCTAATGCCGATGCGCTTATATCAAATCATCGTTTTAATGCTGTATTCAGTTTGCCGCAGTTAAATGCGTATCATTTAGGTGAACTTTTATATATGCTGGCGATGTCAGTAGCATATGAAGGTGAACTTGCTGATGTTGATGCATTTAATCAGCCTGGAGTAGAAGCGTATAAACGTATTATGGGACCTAAATTACAGCAGGTAAAATTAGCAGGTTTAAAATAA
- a CDS encoding YdcF family protein translates to MIYLLKFGASFVLPPGIFIVVFFLLAVYCWNHVKKNIAVIIFAITFVLYLASTGWIAEKLVSNLENVYNPPVYPTGDAIIMLGGGATLDTPDVSGTGQLCSVPANRLLTAVRLQERLGVPILVSGGQAYEDSGKEAVIARRILMDLGVPKQKILVEDKSLNTKQNAVFSAKILAAHDLVEPLLVTSAFHMRRAVLNFKQEGIHVTPYPTDYIENKKRVFHYTKLAPSANALADTEMALQENLRFWVTKYLKY, encoded by the coding sequence ATGATCTACTTGCTAAAATTTGGAGCTAGTTTCGTCCTGCCACCAGGAATATTCATAGTAGTGTTTTTTCTATTGGCAGTATATTGCTGGAACCATGTAAAAAAAAATATTGCCGTAATTATTTTTGCGATTACCTTTGTATTGTATTTAGCATCGACGGGCTGGATAGCAGAAAAGTTAGTGAGTAATTTGGAAAATGTATATAATCCACCAGTATATCCAACAGGTGATGCGATAATAATGCTCGGGGGTGGGGCTACTTTAGATACACCAGATGTAAGCGGCACCGGACAGCTGTGTAGCGTTCCGGCGAATCGACTGCTGACAGCAGTAAGGCTGCAGGAGCGGCTGGGAGTTCCTATTTTAGTATCAGGTGGGCAGGCCTATGAAGATAGTGGTAAAGAAGCAGTTATAGCCAGGCGGATTTTAATGGATCTGGGAGTGCCAAAACAAAAAATACTAGTTGAAGATAAGAGTCTTAACACAAAACAAAATGCAGTGTTTTCAGCAAAGATATTAGCAGCACATGATTTAGTTGAGCCGCTTTTAGTCACATCGGCATTTCATATGCGACGGGCTGTGTTGAATTTTAAGCAGGAAGGGATACATGTTACTCCTTATCCGACTGATTATATAGAAAATAAAAAACGTGTTTTTCATTATACAAAACTGGCTCCGTCGGCAAATGCACTGGCTGATACAGAAATGGCTCTTCAGGAAAATTTGCGTTTTTGGGTGACAAAATATCTTAAATATTGA
- a CDS encoding MATE family efflux transporter, with product MTKDLTTGGPAGLIFSFSVPLIIGNIFQQMYLLVDTLIVGRFLGVSALAAVGCSGCLMFLMIGFVLGFTNGVAIYTGQRFGAGDLAGVRKSTAACMLICVVMAVVLTVVGILLAKPMLIFMQTPAEVLPMAYAFISVIYGGITVTIMFNMLMNLIRALGDSRTPLYFLIFGSAANIGLEIIFIPVWGLGIVGAAAATVICQLISAVLCLLYIKKKMPVLHIKKSDCWPTAAFVWAHLRIGLPMGFQASIIALGAIILQVSLNNLGEFAVAGYAAAQKIDMIAVMPMMSFGMAMAAYTAQNYGARKIQRINQGVKKCILMSGIFSIFIGAFLIHFGPDMLRQFVGDGQPKVVEYGQLYLIIDGVSYIILSLLFIYRFTLQGLGQSIVPTIAGIMELVMRGVAAVFLVNIYGYIGACLANPLAWIGSCLPLAIMYYYTQRSLKSSY from the coding sequence ATGACGAAAGATCTTACTACAGGTGGTCCGGCTGGTCTGATATTTTCATTTTCTGTACCTTTGATAATAGGGAATATTTTTCAACAGATGTATTTATTGGTAGATACACTTATAGTTGGCCGCTTTTTAGGTGTAAGTGCATTAGCGGCAGTGGGCTGCAGTGGTTGTCTGATGTTTTTAATGATTGGATTTGTTTTAGGGTTTACGAATGGTGTAGCTATTTATACAGGGCAGAGGTTTGGAGCTGGAGATCTAGCAGGGGTACGCAAAAGTACAGCGGCCTGTATGCTTATTTGTGTTGTTATGGCGGTAGTTCTGACTGTTGTAGGCATCTTACTGGCAAAACCGATGCTTATCTTTATGCAGACACCAGCAGAAGTTCTGCCTATGGCGTATGCTTTTATCAGTGTGATTTATGGTGGTATTACGGTAACAATAATGTTTAATATGCTTATGAATCTTATAAGAGCGCTTGGTGATAGTCGTACACCTTTATATTTTTTAATTTTTGGTAGTGCAGCCAATATCGGATTAGAAATTATATTTATTCCTGTATGGGGATTGGGAATTGTCGGAGCCGCTGCTGCTACGGTAATATGTCAGCTAATTTCAGCTGTTTTATGTTTGCTGTATATAAAAAAGAAAATGCCCGTTCTGCATATAAAAAAATCAGATTGCTGGCCGACCGCGGCTTTTGTGTGGGCACATCTAAGAATAGGCTTGCCAATGGGCTTTCAGGCCTCTATAATAGCGTTAGGAGCTATTATTCTTCAGGTATCATTGAATAATTTGGGGGAATTTGCAGTAGCCGGTTATGCAGCCGCGCAGAAGATAGATATGATTGCTGTTATGCCGATGATGTCTTTTGGAATGGCAATGGCAGCATATACGGCACAGAATTATGGGGCAAGAAAAATTCAGCGGATAAATCAGGGCGTTAAAAAGTGTATTTTGATGTCAGGAATTTTTTCTATTTTTATAGGGGCTTTTTTAATACATTTTGGTCCAGATATGCTTAGGCAGTTTGTTGGTGATGGACAACCAAAAGTAGTTGAATACGGACAGCTCTATTTGATTATTGATGGAGTCAGTTACATAATATTGTCACTTCTTTTTATTTATCGTTTTACTCTTCAGGGATTAGGACAGAGTATTGTTCCTACTATTGCTGGGATAATGGAACTTGTAATGCGGGGAGTAGCTGCTGTGTTTTTAGTAAATATATATGGTTATATTGGGGCTTGTCTGGCTAATCCTTTGGCTTGGATTGGGTCATGTCTGCCCTTGGCAATAATGTATTATTATACGCAACGTAGTTTAAAAAGTTCATATTAA
- a CDS encoding phosphohexomutase domain-containing protein, with product MELKRAGFKAYDIRGKYPEEVNEELAYRVGCVFVDIFKPKKVVVGHDIRLSGPKLRDALVRGFTDMGCDVVDIGQCGTEMIYFATYFLQLDGGIMITASHNPKDYNGMKLVREGARPISSDTGLKEIEDRVIAGKIGTKAAVKGIVIKQDIMNDYVNHIIKYVDIKELKPLKVVVNAGNGSAGPIIDMMEKMLPFEFIKINNEPDGNFPNGVPNPILVENREVTAKAVRENKADVGVAWDGDFDRCFIFDEKGNMIEGYYIVGFLAKAFLAKNPGAKIIYDPRLIWNTIEIVEQAGGVPVLCKSGHAFIKEKMRKVNAVYGGEMSAHNYFREFTFCDSGMITWLLVLELMCKAGRPLSEILEERMQRYPISGEINSTVKDAKAVMEKIEKIYGPAGKVDKTDGLSVSYDKWRFNLRISNTEPVIRLNVESRGDKTLLKTKTEELLNIIRA from the coding sequence ATGGAATTAAAACGTGCAGGATTTAAAGCGTATGATATTCGCGGCAAATATCCAGAAGAAGTAAATGAAGAACTTGCTTATCGGGTGGGGTGTGTATTTGTTGATATTTTTAAACCTAAAAAAGTTGTTGTGGGACATGATATAAGATTGTCAGGGCCAAAATTGAGAGATGCACTTGTACGAGGATTTACTGACATGGGATGTGACGTTGTTGATATTGGTCAGTGTGGTACTGAAATGATTTATTTTGCGACATACTTTTTGCAGCTTGACGGCGGAATAATGATAACTGCTAGTCATAATCCCAAAGATTATAATGGCATGAAACTCGTTCGTGAGGGGGCTCGGCCTATTAGTTCTGATACGGGTTTAAAGGAAATAGAAGATAGGGTTATTGCAGGTAAGATAGGAACAAAAGCAGCAGTAAAAGGAATTGTAATTAAACAAGATATTATGAATGATTATGTTAATCATATTATAAAATATGTAGACATAAAAGAGCTTAAGCCGCTAAAAGTTGTTGTTAATGCTGGAAATGGTTCTGCCGGTCCTATTATTGATATGATGGAAAAAATGCTGCCTTTTGAATTTATAAAGATAAATAATGAACCGGATGGAAACTTTCCTAATGGGGTGCCTAATCCTATTTTGGTTGAAAATCGTGAAGTTACAGCTAAAGCTGTCAGAGAAAATAAAGCTGATGTAGGTGTTGCATGGGATGGGGACTTTGACCGCTGCTTTATTTTTGATGAAAAGGGCAATATGATTGAAGGATATTATATTGTTGGATTTTTAGCTAAAGCTTTTCTGGCTAAAAATCCTGGAGCAAAAATAATTTATGACCCCCGGCTTATATGGAATACTATTGAAATTGTTGAACAGGCTGGTGGGGTACCTGTATTGTGTAAGAGCGGACATGCTTTTATTAAAGAAAAAATGCGTAAAGTCAATGCTGTTTACGGCGGGGAAATGTCAGCGCATAATTATTTCCGCGAATTCACTTTTTGCGATAGTGGTATGATAACATGGCTTTTAGTTTTGGAATTAATGTGCAAAGCGGGACGTCCCTTGTCTGAGATTTTAGAAGAACGTATGCAGCGATATCCTATAAGTGGTGAAATAAACAGCACGGTAAAAGATGCTAAGGCTGTTATGGAAAAAATAGAAAAAATATATGGGCCTGCTGGTAAAGTGGATAAAACAGACGGACTTAGTGTGTCGTATGATAAATGGCGATTTAATTTACGTATATCTAATACTGAACCGGTTATTCGTCTTAATGTTGAATCGCGTGGAGATAAGACTTTACTTAAAACTAAAACAGAGGAATTGCTTAATATCATACGAGCATGA
- the galU gene encoding UTP--glucose-1-phosphate uridylyltransferase GalU → MKKKIKRAIIPAAGLGTRFLPATKAQPKEMLPIVDKPAIQFIVEEAIASGIEEILVITGRNKRSIEDHFDRSLELEMQLKAKGKYEMLKTIEEISNISLHFIRQKEARGLGHAVLCAKQFVGDEPFAVLLGDDLVDAEVPCLSQLIKAYDDLGGSILGVQKVPHSQVCNYGIVDPQQVNDNIWLAKNLVEKPPIDKAPSDLAVLGRYILEPEIFGILEHTKPGSGNEIQLTDAICELSRKQKVYAFNFAGRRYDIGDKEGFLEATVEYALKRPELRDRFMAYMVKTIGPLLK, encoded by the coding sequence ATGAAAAAAAAGATAAAAAGAGCTATTATACCAGCTGCGGGATTGGGAACTAGATTTTTACCAGCTACAAAAGCTCAACCTAAAGAAATGCTGCCGATTGTTGATAAACCAGCAATACAGTTTATTGTCGAAGAAGCTATTGCTTCAGGGATAGAGGAAATTCTAGTAATAACAGGGCGGAATAAGCGTTCTATCGAAGACCATTTTGACAGATCCCTGGAATTAGAAATGCAGCTTAAGGCAAAGGGAAAATATGAAATGTTAAAGACGATTGAGGAAATATCCAATATATCACTTCATTTTATACGGCAAAAAGAAGCACGTGGTTTAGGACATGCTGTTTTGTGTGCTAAACAATTTGTTGGCGATGAACCCTTTGCGGTATTACTGGGAGATGACCTTGTAGATGCGGAAGTACCATGCTTGTCACAGCTGATAAAAGCTTATGATGATTTAGGTGGCAGTATCCTTGGCGTGCAGAAAGTACCTCATTCGCAGGTATGTAATTATGGAATAGTAGATCCGCAGCAGGTAAATGATAATATCTGGCTGGCCAAAAACTTGGTGGAAAAACCGCCAATTGACAAGGCACCATCTGATTTGGCTGTATTGGGACGGTATATTTTGGAACCAGAAATTTTTGGTATATTAGAACATACAAAACCAGGAAGTGGTAATGAAATACAATTGACAGATGCTATATGTGAATTGAGCCGCAAGCAAAAAGTTTATGCATTTAATTTTGCTGGTAGGCGTTATGATATAGGCGATAAAGAAGGTTTTTTGGAGGCAACAGTGGAATATGCTTTAAAAAGACCGGAATTGCGTGATAGATTTATGGCCTATATGGTGAAAACTATTGGGCCTTTGCTGAAATAA
- the uvrA gene encoding excinuclease ABC subunit UvrA, protein MPDSIKIKGARSHNLKNIDVTIPRDKLVVITGLSGSGKSSLAFDTIYAEGQRRYVESLSSYARQFLGQMDKPDVDYIEGLSPAISIDQKTTSRNPRSTVGTVTEIYDYLRLLFARVGKPHCPICGKPITQQSVDQILDNIMNLPPQTKLLIMAQVIRGKKGQHKKILESIRKQGYVRVRIDGEIMDINDDIDLEKNKKHTIDVIIDRLIVREGIESRLADSIETALDLGHDIVYVQIIDGKLLMYSQNFACIDCGISLPEIAPRLFSFNSPYGACPECDGLGSKQEFDIDLVMPDKTLSFSDGLFAPLSKNPASYAMCQIEAVLKSYGYTLDTTWPAVKEKVQKILLQGSGNECFSFSYENMFGELKEYHTAFEGVLPLLARRYKETNSDVMRESYEAYMSITPCPVCHGARLKPEALAITIGSKNINEVTNMTIAEADKFFCSLKLSKRDKMIAAQILKEINSRLGFLLNVGLDYLTLSRAAGTLSGGEAQRIRLATQIGSGLMGVLYILDEPSIGLHQRDNNRLLATLKHLRDLGNTLIVVEHDEDTMYAADDIIDIGPAAGANGGRVVAQGTAAEIQKIPESITGQYLSRKKFIPVPLIRRKGNGKYIEVIGAAENNLKNLRVKFPLGVLTLVTGVSGSGKSTLVNEILYKGLAAKFYTSKGKPGKYKAIKGVENIDKIINIDQSPIGRTPRSNPATYTSVFDTIRQVFSQTKEAKIRGYKPGRFSFNVKGGRCEACHGDGIIKIEMHFLPDIYVPCEVCKGARYNRETLEVKYKGKNISDVLNMVIDEAVEFFQNIPRLARQLKTLQDVGLGYMQLGQPATTLSGGEAQRIKLAAELAKRSTGKTLYILDEPTTGLHTADIHKLMEVLQRLVNNGDTVIVIEHNLDVIKTADYIIDLGPEGGDKGGTVVAKGTPEEIVKVKESYTGHFLAPILKEGIKLTKDAQVE, encoded by the coding sequence TTGCCGGATTCTATAAAAATAAAAGGGGCTCGTTCCCATAATTTAAAAAATATCGATGTAACTATTCCACGTGATAAACTAGTAGTAATAACTGGTTTATCCGGTTCTGGCAAATCTTCTCTGGCTTTTGACACTATATACGCCGAAGGACAAAGGCGCTACGTAGAATCATTATCATCATATGCTCGGCAGTTTCTAGGCCAAATGGACAAACCAGATGTAGATTATATAGAAGGTCTTTCCCCGGCAATATCCATTGACCAAAAAACTACAAGCCGGAATCCTCGTTCAACAGTTGGCACCGTCACAGAAATATATGACTATCTCCGCTTATTATTCGCCCGTGTCGGAAAACCACACTGTCCCATATGTGGCAAGCCCATCACCCAGCAATCTGTCGACCAAATTCTTGATAATATAATGAACCTGCCACCTCAAACCAAACTACTCATAATGGCCCAGGTAATCCGCGGAAAAAAGGGACAGCATAAAAAAATCCTGGAAAGTATCCGTAAACAAGGCTATGTTCGTGTCCGTATTGACGGAGAAATAATGGATATAAATGATGATATTGATTTAGAAAAGAATAAAAAACACACTATTGATGTCATTATTGACCGGCTTATTGTAAGAGAAGGTATAGAATCCCGTCTAGCTGATTCTATAGAAACAGCCTTGGATTTAGGTCATGATATCGTTTACGTACAAATCATTGATGGTAAACTTTTAATGTACAGCCAAAATTTTGCCTGTATTGACTGTGGTATAAGCCTACCTGAAATTGCCCCAAGGTTATTTTCCTTTAATAGTCCTTACGGTGCCTGTCCAGAATGTGATGGGCTTGGCAGTAAACAAGAATTTGATATTGATTTAGTCATGCCTGATAAAACACTTTCCTTTAGTGACGGTTTATTCGCCCCTTTATCAAAAAATCCCGCATCATATGCCATGTGTCAAATTGAGGCTGTATTAAAATCCTATGGTTATACACTTGATACTACCTGGCCAGCTGTAAAAGAAAAAGTACAAAAAATACTTCTTCAGGGATCAGGTAATGAATGTTTTTCCTTCTCTTACGAAAACATGTTCGGGGAACTAAAAGAATATCATACAGCCTTCGAGGGTGTTCTGCCGTTATTAGCCCGCCGTTATAAAGAAACCAATTCCGATGTAATGCGGGAAAGCTATGAGGCATATATGAGCATAACCCCATGTCCCGTATGCCATGGAGCCCGCTTAAAACCAGAAGCACTTGCTATAACTATTGGCAGCAAGAATATTAACGAAGTGACCAATATGACTATTGCTGAAGCTGACAAATTTTTCTGCTCGCTAAAATTGAGTAAGCGTGATAAAATGATCGCCGCACAAATACTAAAAGAAATAAATTCCCGTCTTGGTTTTCTATTAAATGTTGGATTAGATTATCTTACATTAAGCCGGGCAGCCGGAACATTATCAGGCGGTGAAGCGCAGCGTATACGTCTAGCCACACAAATAGGCTCGGGACTTATGGGCGTATTATACATACTTGATGAACCTAGTATTGGGTTGCATCAACGTGATAATAATCGTCTGCTTGCTACATTAAAACATCTGCGGGATCTTGGAAATACTCTTATAGTAGTAGAACATGATGAAGATACTATGTATGCTGCTGATGACATCATCGACATTGGACCGGCAGCTGGTGCTAATGGGGGCAGAGTTGTTGCGCAAGGAACAGCCGCAGAAATACAAAAAATTCCTGAATCAATTACCGGCCAATATTTAAGCCGTAAAAAATTTATCCCTGTACCACTGATCAGAAGAAAAGGCAATGGCAAATACATTGAAGTAATCGGCGCTGCTGAAAATAACCTGAAAAACCTGCGTGTAAAATTTCCTTTAGGTGTACTGACACTTGTCACTGGAGTATCAGGCTCAGGAAAATCCACTTTAGTAAATGAAATACTATATAAGGGACTCGCTGCAAAATTTTATACCAGTAAAGGTAAACCCGGCAAATATAAAGCTATTAAAGGCGTTGAAAACATTGATAAAATAATTAATATAGACCAATCACCTATTGGACGCACTCCTCGCTCTAATCCAGCAACTTACACCAGTGTATTTGACACAATACGCCAAGTATTCAGCCAGACAAAAGAAGCTAAAATACGCGGTTATAAACCAGGAAGATTCAGTTTTAACGTTAAAGGTGGACGTTGTGAAGCCTGTCACGGTGACGGCATTATAAAAATAGAAATGCATTTTCTTCCTGATATATATGTTCCTTGCGAAGTATGCAAGGGAGCTCGTTATAACAGAGAAACTTTAGAAGTAAAATATAAGGGAAAAAATATATCAGATGTCTTAAACATGGTAATTGATGAAGCAGTTGAATTTTTTCAAAATATCCCCCGCTTGGCACGGCAGCTCAAGACTTTACAGGATGTGGGACTTGGTTATATGCAGTTGGGACAGCCTGCCACTACTCTATCAGGTGGTGAAGCTCAACGCATAAAGCTGGCTGCTGAGCTGGCCAAACGCAGTACAGGAAAGACTTTGTATATTTTAGATGAACCAACAACAGGCCTTCACACTGCTGATATTCACAAATTGATGGAAGTATTACAACGTTTAGTCAATAATGGTGATACCGTTATTGTCATAGAACATAATCTTGATGTAATAAAAACTGCTGATTATATAATTGATCTTGGCCCTGAGGGCGGCGATAAAGGGGGTACCGTAGTTGCCAAGGGAACTCCCGAGGAAATAGTAAAAGTAAAAGAATCATATACAGGCCATTTCCTGGCTCCAATACTTAAAGAAGGCATAAAATTAACCAAAGATGCCCAGGTTGAATAA
- a CDS encoding NUDIX hydrolase codes for MQDNTLNNFKKHLPPFPGIQGKDEYMNAAVLVLLLPINNEYHLLLQKRSPHISQGGEICFPGGKYDPRQDTSLQHTALRETSEELGVCSDKISIIGQADTLILPIGKIINIFIGTADYMLKDLKINNDEVERAFTLPISYFKNNPPSEYSVLVKNHPSYFNNKNQLVELLPTKELGLPSQYEKPWGNLRHHIYVYKTYEGIIWGLTARIIRDVCTKFYQ; via the coding sequence ATGCAGGATAATACATTAAATAATTTCAAAAAACATCTGCCACCATTTCCAGGAATCCAGGGAAAAGATGAATATATGAATGCCGCTGTCCTTGTTTTATTATTACCAATAAATAATGAATATCATCTGCTACTACAGAAAAGAAGCCCTCATATTTCCCAAGGTGGCGAAATATGTTTTCCCGGTGGCAAATACGATCCAAGACAAGATACCTCACTGCAGCATACTGCCCTGCGGGAAACGAGCGAAGAATTAGGCGTCTGCTCTGATAAAATTTCTATAATAGGACAAGCTGATACTTTAATTCTTCCCATAGGAAAAATTATTAACATTTTTATTGGTACAGCTGACTACATGCTCAAAGATTTAAAAATAAACAACGATGAAGTAGAACGGGCTTTTACACTTCCTATATCCTATTTTAAAAATAATCCACCGTCTGAATACAGTGTCTTAGTAAAAAATCATCCATCCTATTTTAATAATAAAAACCAACTCGTCGAATTACTGCCTACAAAAGAATTGGGATTACCATCACAATACGAAAAACCGTGGGGAAATCTTAGACATCATATTTATGTTTACAAAACATATGAAGGTATTATCTGGGGATTAACAGCGCGTATTATCCGCGATGTATGTACGAAGTTTTATCAATAA